One genomic window of Halobellus limi includes the following:
- a CDS encoding TIGR01548 family HAD-type hydrolase, with amino-acid sequence MHADAVVLDIDGVLLDVSDSYRRAIVESVERLYGRMIDRDDVQLFKDAGGFNNDWDVTYAAALYVLADERDPIDLATFADRVEASGGGLDAAESVAAEHLDDDALASVRADWNREGLRDAFQALYLGADLYRDLEGGDPPFETAGYIHDEPVLVEPETLDALEANAVVGVLTGRPAAEAEIALDRVGLDLPEEHRFTMDDWDDGKPHPNALTTLAARFDADSVAFAGDTLDDVQTAVNAAEADPDRTYHGVGVLTGGLTGESGRAAFESVGAAAVVDSVNDLPALLFGE; translated from the coding sequence ATGCACGCAGACGCGGTCGTCCTCGACATCGACGGCGTCCTCCTCGACGTGTCCGACTCCTACCGGCGCGCGATCGTGGAGTCCGTCGAGCGACTGTACGGCCGGATGATCGACCGCGACGACGTCCAGTTGTTCAAGGACGCCGGCGGGTTCAACAACGACTGGGACGTGACGTACGCCGCCGCGCTGTACGTCCTCGCCGACGAGCGCGATCCCATCGACCTCGCGACGTTCGCCGACCGCGTCGAGGCGTCGGGCGGCGGCCTCGACGCCGCCGAGTCGGTCGCGGCGGAACATCTCGACGACGACGCGCTCGCTTCGGTCCGCGCCGACTGGAACCGCGAGGGGCTCCGCGACGCGTTCCAGGCGCTGTACCTCGGCGCGGACCTCTACCGCGACCTCGAGGGCGGCGACCCGCCGTTCGAGACCGCCGGGTACATCCACGACGAACCGGTGCTCGTCGAACCGGAGACGCTCGATGCGCTCGAAGCGAACGCCGTGGTCGGCGTCCTCACGGGTCGGCCGGCCGCGGAGGCCGAAATCGCGCTCGACCGAGTCGGCCTCGACCTCCCCGAGGAGCACCGCTTCACGATGGACGACTGGGACGACGGCAAGCCGCACCCGAACGCGCTGACGACGCTCGCGGCGCGGTTCGACGCCGACAGCGTCGCCTTCGCGGGCGACACCCTCGACGACGTGCAGACCGCCGTCAACGCCGCCGAGGCCGACCCCGATCGGACGTACCACGGCGTCGGCGTCCTCACGGGCGGACTGACCGGCGAGTCGGGCCGGGCGGCGTTCGAGTCGGTCGGCGCCGCCGCGGTCGTCGACTCCGTGAACGACCTCCCCGCCCTGCTGTTCGGGGAGTGA